The following proteins are encoded in a genomic region of Lachnospiraceae bacterium KM106-2:
- a CDS encoding transcriptional regulator, TetR family has translation MEKSTAVIENGTDLTSLVDKIEKTNNKSTILQNALHLFYCKGYDAVGVQEIVDSAKISKPTLYYYFKSKLGLLQNLVESKCRVFNDSLWRAADFHGDLVFTLTEVARTYLSLAAHDKEFFFLMIHLYYAPCNNESHLTVQPYISEQFNTIKSIFDKAEYQLGNMHGRQEQFTVGFMGVLTQYVIYHYERGGDSNYLLNGGVVYSIVHQFMHGIYS, from the coding sequence ATGGAGAAAAGTACGGCAGTTATTGAAAATGGCACAGATCTTACATCCCTCGTTGACAAAATTGAAAAGACTAATAATAAAAGTACAATTTTACAAAATGCTCTTCATCTATTTTATTGTAAAGGTTATGATGCAGTTGGTGTGCAGGAAATAGTTGATTCTGCTAAGATTAGTAAACCAACTTTGTACTATTACTTTAAAAGTAAATTGGGATTATTACAGAATTTAGTTGAGAGTAAGTGCCGCGTTTTTAATGATAGTTTATGGAGAGCCGCTGATTTTCATGGTGATTTAGTTTTTACACTGACAGAAGTAGCTCGAACTTATCTTTCATTGGCAGCTCATGATAAGGAGTTTTTCTTTTTAATGATTCATCTGTATTATGCGCCATGTAATAATGAGTCGCATTTAACTGTGCAGCCATATATCTCAGAGCAATTTAATACAATAAAGAGCATATTTGATAAGGCAGAATATCAACTTGGTAATATGCATGGAAGACAGGAACAGTTTACCGTTGGTTTCATGGGAGTATTAACACAGTATGTTATTTACCATTATGAAAGAGGTGGAGACTCGAACTACTTACTTAATGGAGGAGTCGTGTATTCGATTGTTCATCAGTTCATGCATGGTATTTATTCATAG
- a CDS encoding GTP pyrophosphokinase, which produces MELPIFYDEVDEWNQVVLLYDSALKEINTKLEILNNEFKLAHQYNPIEHITSRVKSPQSIRKKIRHKGLELTVANIVKYINDVAGVRIICSFTSDIYRIADAIAKQSDVKVLKVKDYIMCPKDNGYMSYHMIVSIPIFLSNTVIDTKVEIQIRTIAMDFWASLEHKIYYKFEGNAPESIRTELKECADIVSYLDTKMLSINENIKKFTHNEEEEFREIQLRNQQDEMKEAYGTVVEDNEVEQENMDKHEEEEEPEVEEKEEKIFGSNFFFRKKESTKSGKKKRGRVKEAKC; this is translated from the coding sequence ATGGAGTTACCAATTTTCTATGATGAGGTAGATGAGTGGAACCAAGTGGTTTTACTATATGATTCTGCATTAAAGGAAATCAATACAAAATTAGAAATATTAAATAATGAGTTTAAGTTAGCCCATCAATATAATCCAATCGAGCATATTACATCTAGGGTAAAATCTCCTCAGAGTATTCGAAAGAAGATTCGCCATAAGGGACTCGAATTGACGGTTGCTAATATCGTAAAATATATCAATGATGTTGCAGGAGTGAGAATTATATGTTCTTTTACATCTGATATCTATCGAATTGCGGATGCTATTGCAAAGCAATCGGATGTTAAGGTGTTAAAAGTAAAGGATTATATTATGTGTCCAAAGGATAATGGGTATATGAGTTATCATATGATCGTGTCAATTCCAATCTTTTTATCTAATACAGTAATCGATACAAAAGTAGAAATTCAGATTCGAACTATTGCGATGGATTTTTGGGCGAGCCTGGAACATAAAATTTATTATAAATTTGAAGGAAATGCACCTGAAAGTATTCGTACAGAATTAAAAGAGTGTGCAGATATTGTTTCTTATCTTGATACGAAAATGCTTTCTATCAATGAAAATATTAAGAAGTTCACACATAATGAGGAAGAGGAGTTTCGAGAAATTCAGCTTCGTAATCAGCAAGATGAAATGAAGGAAGCCTACGGTACGGTTGTGGAAGATAATGAAGTAGAGCAAGAGAATATGGACAAACATGAAGAAGAGGAAGAACCGGAAGTAGAAGAAAAGGAAGAAAAGATATTCGGCAGCAATTTCTTTTTTCGTAAAAAAGAAAGTACGAAGAGTGGAAAGAAAAAGAGAGGCCGGGTAAAGGAGGCAAAATGCTAA
- a CDS encoding cob(I)alamin adenosyltransferase translates to MRGLIHVYCGDGKGKTTVSVGLSIRAAGRGKKVLYANFLKTDDSGEIIIMDQIENITVMRVEEEYGFIYTLSSEDKEKAIKFYSTRLERAIEMATKENYDVLVLDEILASYTLNVINRETLLQFLKNKPEHLEVILTGRDPAEDILEYADYVSEIQKVKHPFDKGVPAREGIEY, encoded by the coding sequence ATGAGAGGACTTATTCATGTTTATTGTGGAGATGGAAAAGGTAAGACAACAGTCAGTGTAGGATTAAGTATTCGTGCAGCAGGAAGAGGAAAAAAAGTCTTATATGCTAACTTTTTAAAAACAGATGATTCAGGTGAGATCATTATTATGGATCAGATAGAAAATATTACGGTAATGAGAGTAGAAGAGGAGTATGGCTTTATCTATACTTTAAGTTCAGAAGATAAAGAAAAGGCGATAAAGTTTTACTCTACTCGTTTGGAACGAGCAATTGAAATGGCAACAAAAGAAAATTACGATGTACTCGTATTAGATGAAATCTTAGCAAGTTACACATTAAATGTAATTAATCGAGAAACGCTGCTTCAGTTCTTAAAGAATAAACCAGAACATCTAGAAGTTATTTTAACAGGAAGAGATCCAGCAGAAGATATTCTAGAGTATGCAGACTATGTCTCTGAGATACAGAAAGTGAAACATCCTTTCGATAAAGGAGTGCCAGCAAGAGAAGGAATAGAATATTAA
- a CDS encoding SSU ribosomal protein S1p has product MSEETKTTNEVTESMKDFEEEINKSFQRLREGDIINCTVLAVNEQEVLVDIGSYSEGSIAASEVSDDPSFSLRTDVTVGDTWKALVLQEDDGEGHAVLSKKRADSYVAWDKLREAKENETVYAVKLTSSVNAGMIGYVEGLRAFIPASQLALHYVENLEEWVNKTVDAIVITVDEEHNKLVLSAKAVARRVEEEKHEEELSHLQKGLVTTGVVETIMPYGAFVNIGNGLTGLVHISQICGRHIKSPNEVVKEGQEVKVKVLDVVDGKIKLSMKAIEENEMVVDEVESAPVEYISDESASTGLGSLLANLKL; this is encoded by the coding sequence ATGTCAGAAGAAACAAAAACAACAAATGAAGTAACAGAATCTATGAAAGACTTTGAAGAGGAGATCAATAAATCATTTCAACGTTTAAGAGAAGGTGATATCATCAACTGCACTGTTCTCGCAGTGAATGAACAAGAGGTTCTCGTTGATATCGGTTCTTATTCAGAAGGAAGCATTGCCGCTTCTGAAGTTAGCGATGATCCATCCTTTTCACTTAGAACAGATGTAACAGTAGGTGATACTTGGAAAGCTCTTGTATTACAAGAAGATGATGGTGAAGGTCATGCCGTTCTCTCCAAAAAGAGAGCTGATAGCTATGTAGCTTGGGATAAGTTAAGAGAAGCAAAAGAGAACGAAACTGTATACGCTGTTAAATTAACATCTTCCGTAAATGCTGGAATGATCGGCTATGTAGAAGGTCTTCGTGCCTTTATTCCTGCTAGCCAGTTAGCATTACATTATGTTGAAAACTTAGAGGAATGGGTAAACAAGACAGTCGATGCTATCGTAATTACGGTTGATGAAGAGCATAATAAACTTGTATTATCTGCAAAAGCAGTTGCAAGACGTGTAGAAGAAGAAAAGCACGAAGAAGAATTATCACATTTACAAAAAGGGCTCGTTACAACTGGTGTTGTTGAAACGATCATGCCTTATGGTGCCTTTGTTAATATCGGAAATGGTCTTACTGGGCTAGTTCATATCTCACAAATCTGTGGACGCCATATTAAATCACCTAATGAAGTGGTAAAAGAAGGCCAGGAAGTTAAGGTTAAAGTCCTTGATGTAGTCGATGGAAAAATCAAACTTAGTATGAAAGCCATAGAAGAAAATGAAATGGTAGTTGATGAAGTAGAATCCGCTCCTGTTGAATATATCTCTGATGAAAGTGCCAGCACTGGACTTGGAAGCCTACTTGCTAATTTAAAATTATAA
- a CDS encoding ADP-ribose pyrophosphatase has protein sequence MPKFFDDIHSFYGTGEQNEDGLSLDEFLDVYDPDKYKTPSVTADIIVIRGVEGKLQLLMVKRRNHPCIGEWALPGGFANMDENLDKTARRELEEETGLSDVAVEQMHTWGDVDRDPRGRTISVSYLAYVDENRVICAGDDAKDAGWADISCNCIHSKVQDGNKIEEYELILSNIEKEINGRAIVEVKQRVDSVVKQTKYNIIQAKGIAFDHPKMIVHAMQYLDFK, from the coding sequence ATGCCAAAATTTTTTGATGATATTCATAGCTTCTATGGAACGGGTGAACAAAATGAAGATGGTCTTTCATTAGATGAATTTTTAGATGTTTATGATCCTGATAAATATAAGACACCAAGTGTTACAGCAGATATCATTGTAATAAGAGGAGTAGAAGGAAAGTTACAATTACTCATGGTTAAAAGAAGAAATCATCCATGTATCGGGGAATGGGCTCTTCCAGGCGGCTTTGCTAATATGGATGAGAATTTGGATAAAACAGCGAGACGAGAACTTGAGGAAGAGACAGGGCTATCAGATGTAGCTGTGGAGCAGATGCATACATGGGGCGATGTAGATCGTGATCCAAGAGGAAGAACGATCAGTGTATCTTATTTAGCCTATGTAGATGAAAATAGAGTAATTTGTGCAGGAGATGATGCAAAGGATGCTGGATGGGCAGATATCTCATGTAACTGTATTCATTCTAAAGTACAAGATGGAAATAAAATTGAAGAATATGAATTAATATTAAGTAATATAGAAAAAGAAATTAATGGTCGTGCTATCGTAGAAGTTAAACAACGGGTGGACAGTGTTGTAAAACAGACGAAGTATAACATAATCCAGGCAAAAGGAATTGCATTTGATCATCCCAAAATGATTGTTCATGCAATGCAATATCTAGATTTCAAATAA
- a CDS encoding neopullulanase → MSAWYDHAVFYHIYPFGLCGVPFINDSKEVVHKFKELELWLYHIRNLGCDAIYIGPLFESISHGYDTTDYKKVDRRLGTNSEFADFVSKCHVLGIKVVVDGVFNHIGRKFFAFQDVKRNRENSKFCEWFCQLNFSGNNSYNDEFAYQSWRGCTELVKLNLSNIEVKQYLFDVVRFWVNEFDIDGIRLDCADVLDFTFMKELRTFTDQIKDDFWLLGEVIHGDYSRWVNNSMLHAVTNYELHKGLYSGHNDHNYFEIAHTIKRLFDDNGGLCKGKRLYSFIDNHDVSRIIDKISERAFLKPIYILLYTLPGIPSIYYGSEFLVSGDKNKVGDIGLRPALSLKDYIKKIDSDSRQVIYKNGEYDDIINLIKKLGEIHHNSDALVDGRYQELTLTNRQYSFARILEKEVIIVAVNNDVQDTMMKIPVPVNMTDAEELFTNEKIKITEHSLNVLIGASSGVIIRLK, encoded by the coding sequence GTGTCGGCGTGGTATGATCATGCGGTATTTTATCATATTTATCCATTTGGATTATGTGGTGTGCCGTTTATTAATGATTCAAAAGAGGTAGTACATAAATTTAAAGAACTGGAGTTATGGCTTTACCATATTAGAAATTTGGGCTGTGATGCCATTTATATTGGTCCCCTATTTGAATCAATTAGCCATGGATATGATACCACAGATTATAAAAAAGTAGATCGTCGTCTTGGAACAAATAGTGAATTCGCTGATTTTGTTTCAAAGTGTCATGTACTCGGAATTAAAGTAGTTGTAGATGGTGTATTCAATCATATCGGTCGTAAGTTCTTTGCATTTCAAGATGTAAAGAGAAATCGAGAGAACTCTAAGTTTTGCGAGTGGTTCTGCCAGCTGAATTTTAGTGGGAATAATTCATATAATGACGAATTCGCATATCAATCTTGGAGAGGATGTACGGAGCTTGTTAAACTTAATCTGAGTAATATAGAAGTGAAGCAATATTTATTTGATGTAGTACGATTCTGGGTTAATGAATTCGATATTGATGGAATTCGATTAGATTGTGCTGATGTATTGGATTTCACATTTATGAAGGAATTAAGAACTTTTACAGACCAGATCAAGGATGACTTTTGGTTATTGGGAGAAGTGATCCATGGGGATTATAGTCGTTGGGTGAATAATTCTATGCTTCATGCTGTAACGAATTATGAATTGCATAAGGGATTATACTCAGGACATAATGATCATAATTATTTTGAAATTGCACATACCATAAAGAGATTATTTGATGATAATGGAGGCTTATGTAAGGGGAAAAGATTGTATAGTTTTATTGATAATCATGATGTTTCAAGAATTATTGATAAGATAAGTGAAAGAGCATTCTTAAAGCCTATTTATATATTGTTATATACGTTGCCAGGTATTCCATCCATTTATTATGGATCAGAGTTTTTAGTCTCTGGTGATAAAAACAAAGTTGGTGACATTGGACTTAGACCAGCATTGTCACTGAAAGATTATATTAAGAAAATCGATTCTGACTCCAGGCAGGTTATTTACAAAAACGGAGAATATGATGACATTATAAATTTAATAAAGAAATTAGGAGAAATTCATCATAATAGTGACGCGCTTGTAGATGGAAGGTATCAGGAGTTAACGTTGACAAATCGACAATATTCTTTTGCCCGAATCCTTGAGAAAGAGGTAATCATCGTTGCTGTTAATAATGATGTTCAAGATACAATGATGAAGATCCCTGTACCTGTTAATATGACTGATGCAGAGGAATTATTTACGAATGAAAAGATTAAGATAACAGAACATAGTCTAAATGTCTTGATTGGAGCTAGTAGTGGAGTAATTATTAGACTCAAATAA
- a CDS encoding MoxR-like ATPases has translation MQTYLGYIEQIKQQLGTVIKGKDEIIEKVLATMLAKGHILIEDIPGVGKTTLALALSKVTNLDYKRLQFTPDVLPSDVVGYSVLTKDGEMEYKRGPILCNLFLADEINRTSSKTQAALLEVMEEGRVTVDGITREVPEPFCVIATQNPVGSIGTQLLPESQLDRFMVRLTMGYPDIKNEVSLLKDRHTVNPLEKIYGVVSKDVIIEMQYEVEKTYIHDEVYEYIARLAAVTRNHELIQLGVSPRGTLAITNMSKALAFMSGRNYVLPSDVYEAVPCVIEHRILLSPKARVSHIDVHQVVQDILTKIPAPQI, from the coding sequence ATGCAAACATATTTAGGATATATAGAGCAAATAAAGCAGCAGCTTGGAACGGTTATAAAGGGAAAAGATGAAATTATAGAAAAGGTTCTTGCAACCATGTTAGCTAAGGGGCATATTTTAATTGAAGATATTCCTGGAGTAGGAAAGACAACCTTAGCATTAGCATTGTCAAAAGTAACTAATTTAGATTATAAACGACTTCAGTTTACTCCTGATGTATTACCATCTGATGTAGTTGGATACTCAGTATTAACCAAGGATGGAGAAATGGAGTATAAAAGAGGTCCGATATTATGTAATTTATTTTTAGCGGATGAGATCAATCGTACTTCTTCTAAGACACAGGCAGCGTTATTAGAGGTAATGGAAGAAGGAAGAGTTACTGTGGATGGTATTACAAGAGAGGTTCCGGAACCTTTTTGTGTAATTGCGACGCAAAATCCAGTAGGAAGTATCGGAACGCAATTGTTACCTGAGTCACAACTAGATCGTTTTATGGTAAGGCTCACAATGGGGTATCCAGATATTAAGAATGAGGTTAGTTTATTAAAGGATCGTCATACGGTTAATCCATTAGAGAAAATCTATGGAGTAGTATCAAAGGATGTAATTATTGAAATGCAGTATGAAGTGGAAAAAACATATATCCACGATGAAGTATATGAGTACATAGCGAGATTAGCAGCAGTAACAAGAAATCATGAATTGATCCAGTTGGGAGTAAGTCCAAGAGGAACATTAGCAATTACAAATATGAGTAAGGCTCTAGCATTTATGTCAGGCCGAAATTATGTCCTTCCTTCTGACGTATATGAGGCAGTACCCTGTGTTATAGAGCATCGAATTTTATTGAGCCCTAAAGCAAGAGTAAGTCATATTGATGTGCATCAAGTGGTACAAGATATTCTTACAAAGATTCCAGCGCCACAGATCTAA
- a CDS encoding metal-dependent hydrolases of the metallobeta-lactamase superfamily, whose protein sequence is MLKFLGSGGAFNVKRRSNSAYFEMAGELFLFDVGDGIFEQIIKYDLLKDKSRINIFITHLHADHVGGLGTLIAYLYFKVFDQDMSNICVYFPSESISKFLELQGVSQEWYNLFLNRWDELFIPGFKKQPEYVFDEVKHTNALDYEGTTNTYSIEFGIEDDFKFYYSGDTCEFASKLQNINNYDYIYHEVTMIPESPVHTSYQRLLEETKNFSKEERAKIYLMHLDEEFDEQQAREDGFQVVQNIEKEIAQ, encoded by the coding sequence ATGCTAAAGTTTCTAGGCTCCGGCGGAGCATTTAATGTGAAAAGAAGAAGTAACAGCGCTTATTTTGAAATGGCAGGTGAACTTTTTTTATTTGATGTTGGCGATGGGATTTTTGAGCAGATCATAAAATATGACTTGCTTAAAGATAAATCGAGAATCAATATTTTTATCACACATTTACATGCAGACCATGTAGGTGGACTTGGAACTTTGATTGCCTATCTTTATTTTAAGGTTTTTGATCAGGACATGAGTAATATTTGTGTCTACTTCCCGTCTGAATCTATTAGTAAGTTTCTTGAATTACAAGGAGTATCTCAAGAATGGTATAACCTATTTTTAAATCGCTGGGATGAATTATTTATTCCTGGATTTAAGAAGCAGCCAGAATATGTTTTTGATGAAGTTAAACATACGAATGCTTTAGATTATGAAGGCACCACAAATACTTATAGTATTGAATTTGGAATTGAAGATGACTTTAAATTCTATTATAGTGGTGATACTTGTGAGTTTGCATCCAAGCTTCAGAATATCAATAATTATGATTATATTTATCATGAGGTTACAATGATACCAGAATCACCAGTTCATACATCTTATCAGAGGTTATTAGAAGAGACTAAAAACTTTTCAAAGGAAGAACGTGCTAAGATTTATTTAATGCATCTAGATGAAGAGTTTGATGAACAACAAGCTAGAGAAGATGGTTTTCAAGTAGTTCAGAATATAGAAAAAGAGATTGCCCAATAG
- a CDS encoding transglutaminase-like enzymes, putative cysteine proteases: MGAIGGWLHRMFYIGACHIYNVFLIFYNEYYKDDQKTIKLAHTGVVESTTLIVCYVGILMTMLLGYLLLRHRQAIYYFFLSIPFVFLPYIVGLLPSQLPFYCYIITSIIIAAAMLGYGKVKVYDHSITLRINLIMTVLTLAVFSVGYMIVTPKRYESMNVVAIKKTVQENIRNHPFGSAFSVNPFEVIFTKNHTASGGMSGGALGEKEGLEFTGKTMLKVRIENGEKKDEGPIYLKGYVGEIYNHNEWNPLSEKEQQNLNRLDMEYTNELDTLQYYFLDGVPSLQGSNETISIDNVGNTEDVLFTPYFSCTHTKIKSNGYQDASEEEILKEKHDNHKTVQQYNKPKEYVEGTIPITTTGKAFEENKIAEILAKYSFEKYIIEKSNGKNVYHCDPDNAYINEELYDSVINMPEVQNWTNDDNLAGCVDYFEPGEAIYELKNVMSNQIEFQSKAEKLIHKYYTQLPKESLNSVKKLVRDWYLDKSSSRNLNDESLNYAFHMFESYEQYDRYVQAIQKVKDYLNDNTTYSLHPGGLPTDEDFVENFLFQKKKGYCMHYASAATVMFRAMGIPARYVEGYIITESDIQKSGTGEIDVKDQSAHAWVEIYMDGFGWIPVEVTPAYQQGDKVTLPKEIKQSNLKKKNQMKEEEAKVTATPTIAPTVKENKSIANDQKAGTNSSIKIRLPKYLIYVIKGLALLFIMTIIIIAILYIRYRYILKKRQKEKEGKNNSIKLLAQYHMFESIMREYHISYENTQAFDVYYEQFSQAFPEIKEDDLRRYISLALKAKYDCNWISEIEKTESASLYHKFISQVQKQSRKSKLLFWRYIKMLEV, from the coding sequence ATGGGAGCGATCGGTGGATGGCTGCATCGTATGTTCTATATAGGGGCTTGCCATATTTATAATGTTTTTCTTATATTTTATAACGAGTATTATAAAGATGATCAGAAGACGATTAAATTGGCTCATACAGGAGTGGTAGAAAGCACTACTCTGATCGTATGTTATGTGGGAATATTAATGACCATGTTATTAGGATATTTACTATTACGTCATCGTCAGGCTATTTATTATTTCTTTTTATCGATACCATTTGTATTTTTACCTTATATAGTGGGACTACTACCTTCACAGTTACCATTTTATTGTTATATTATCACGTCAATTATTATTGCAGCAGCTATGCTCGGTTATGGCAAAGTTAAAGTGTATGATCATTCTATTACACTTCGAATTAACTTGATCATGACGGTGCTTACGTTAGCTGTATTTAGCGTGGGATATATGATAGTAACACCTAAAAGATATGAATCTATGAATGTAGTTGCTATCAAAAAGACAGTACAGGAGAACATTAGGAATCATCCATTTGGATCTGCATTTAGTGTGAATCCATTTGAGGTAATCTTTACAAAGAATCATACTGCTAGTGGTGGTATGAGCGGTGGTGCCTTGGGGGAAAAAGAAGGTTTAGAATTCACAGGCAAGACGATGTTGAAAGTAAGGATTGAAAATGGAGAGAAAAAGGATGAAGGGCCAATTTATCTAAAAGGATATGTAGGAGAGATTTATAATCATAATGAGTGGAATCCATTGAGTGAAAAAGAGCAGCAGAACTTAAACCGACTGGATATGGAATATACAAATGAATTGGATACTCTACAATATTATTTCCTCGATGGAGTACCAAGTCTGCAAGGAAGTAATGAGACAATATCCATCGATAATGTTGGAAATACGGAAGATGTACTTTTTACGCCATATTTCAGTTGTACACATACAAAGATAAAAAGCAATGGGTATCAAGATGCATCAGAGGAGGAAATACTTAAGGAGAAGCATGATAATCATAAAACGGTTCAACAGTACAATAAGCCAAAAGAATATGTAGAAGGGACGATACCGATTACAACAACCGGTAAGGCTTTTGAAGAAAATAAAATAGCTGAGATATTAGCTAAATATTCTTTTGAAAAATATATTATAGAGAAGAGTAACGGTAAGAATGTTTATCATTGCGATCCAGATAATGCATATATTAATGAAGAGTTATATGATTCTGTTATCAATATGCCGGAAGTTCAAAACTGGACGAATGATGATAACTTAGCGGGATGCGTTGATTATTTTGAGCCAGGAGAGGCAATATATGAGCTTAAGAATGTTATGTCCAATCAGATTGAATTTCAAAGTAAGGCAGAAAAATTGATACATAAATATTATACACAGCTACCAAAAGAGTCCTTAAATTCTGTGAAGAAATTAGTAAGAGATTGGTATTTAGATAAAAGTTCAAGCCGTAATTTAAATGATGAATCATTAAATTATGCATTTCATATGTTTGAGAGTTATGAGCAGTATGATCGTTACGTTCAGGCAATTCAGAAAGTAAAGGATTATCTTAATGATAATACAACCTATTCCTTGCATCCTGGAGGTTTACCTACCGATGAAGACTTTGTAGAAAATTTTCTATTTCAAAAGAAAAAGGGATATTGTATGCATTATGCATCCGCAGCAACAGTTATGTTTCGAGCAATGGGGATTCCGGCTCGTTATGTTGAGGGTTACATTATAACTGAGTCTGATATTCAGAAAAGTGGAACGGGTGAGATCGATGTGAAAGATCAGAGTGCTCATGCCTGGGTAGAGATCTATATGGATGGATTCGGCTGGATACCTGTAGAGGTAACGCCTGCTTATCAACAAGGGGACAAGGTAACGCTACCTAAGGAGATCAAACAAAGTAACTTAAAGAAAAAGAATCAGATGAAAGAAGAAGAGGCTAAGGTGACTGCAACACCTACGATTGCGCCAACAGTGAAAGAGAATAAGAGTATTGCTAATGATCAAAAAGCAGGAACTAATAGCTCAATAAAGATCCGTTTGCCAAAATACCTCATATATGTTATAAAAGGTCTTGCTTTATTATTCATTATGACGATCATTATAATAGCGATATTATATATTCGATATCGATATATCCTAAAGAAGAGACAGAAAGAAAAAGAAGGTAAGAATAACAGTATCAAACTTTTAGCACAATATCATATGTTTGAGAGCATTATGAGAGAGTATCATATTAGTTATGAAAATACCCAAGCATTTGATGTGTATTATGAGCAATTCAGTCAAGCATTCCCTGAAATTAAAGAGGATGATCTAAGACGATATATTTCATTGGCATTAAAGGCAAAATATGATTGTAATTGGATTTCTGAAATAGAGAAGACCGAATCAGCCAGCTTATATCACAAGTTTATTTCGCAGGTACAAAAACAAAGTAGAAAATCGAAATTGTTATTTTGGCGTTATATCAAGATGCTAGAGGTGTAG
- a CDS encoding putative sortase — MKQKKSVLDWLRIIFIIGIIMMIPVCIYEAYKYKQALDDYNNVPALTNVPSTKGMPINRDKQENWPKDQLFVESNRAAYTNSSKDALRLIIPKLNLNERVMDGTSPACLKYGPGLFEYAQMPGEGDRNVSIAGHRAGHSKYYNLFRNIHTIKDGDLIYLTYKGLVYCYKYKETVIVKPTDTSVLLLQGYSCLSLISCNPLGRNYERIVVRSELLRIEKQTKHYEFAAR; from the coding sequence ATGAAGCAGAAGAAGTCAGTATTAGATTGGTTAAGAATCATCTTTATTATTGGTATTATTATGATGATACCAGTCTGTATTTATGAAGCTTATAAGTATAAACAGGCATTAGACGATTATAATAATGTGCCTGCACTGACCAATGTACCATCTACGAAGGGAATGCCAATTAATCGGGATAAGCAAGAAAACTGGCCTAAAGATCAGCTATTTGTAGAAAGCAATCGAGCAGCTTATACCAATAGTTCAAAAGATGCGCTTAGGTTGATCATACCTAAGTTGAATTTAAATGAGAGAGTTATGGATGGAACTTCTCCAGCTTGTTTAAAATATGGTCCTGGATTATTTGAATATGCGCAGATGCCGGGAGAAGGAGATCGTAATGTTAGTATTGCCGGTCATAGAGCAGGGCATAGTAAGTATTATAATTTGTTTCGAAATATTCATACCATTAAAGATGGTGATTTAATTTATTTAACATATAAGGGATTGGTATATTGTTATAAATATAAAGAGACGGTGATTGTAAAGCCAACGGATACATCCGTGTTATTATTGCAAGGATATTCATGTCTTTCGTTAATATCCTGTAATCCATTAGGAAGAAATTATGAAAGAATTGTGGTCCGATCGGAGTTGCTTCGAATAGAAAAGCAGACAAAGCATTATGAGTTTGCAGCAAGATAA
- a CDS encoding signal peptidase SipW, required for TasA secretion has protein sequence MAVVGVLVVLLVPRVFGYETYAVLSGSMEPTYHVGSIVYVDKISVDKIKLKDPVAFRLDKDTVATHRVIKIDKEKKLIYTKGDANNVADQRPVPFANVIGKATVSIDRLGFLATNIKTKRGILTGVFILLFVLLLYLIPEILKKPKEEAVAGTEKITEKEEVGVEEEKTSEHVSI, from the coding sequence GTGGCAGTTGTTGGAGTTCTGGTAGTTTTATTAGTACCTAGAGTATTTGGTTATGAAACTTATGCAGTTTTGTCAGGTAGTATGGAGCCAACTTATCATGTAGGAAGTATTGTTTATGTGGACAAGATTTCTGTAGATAAGATCAAATTGAAAGATCCCGTTGCCTTTCGGCTAGATAAAGATACCGTGGCAACTCATAGAGTAATAAAGATCGATAAGGAAAAGAAGCTGATTTATACAAAAGGTGATGCCAATAATGTAGCGGATCAAAGGCCAGTACCTTTTGCAAATGTAATCGGGAAAGCAACAGTTTCCATTGATAGATTAGGCTTTTTAGCAACTAATATAAAGACAAAGAGGGGAATTTTAACAGGAGTATTTATTCTATTATTTGTATTGTTATTGTACTTAATTCCAGAAATATTAAAGAAACCAAAAGAAGAAGCTGTTGCTGGCACAGAAAAAATTACAGAAAAGGAAGAAGTAGGAGTAGAAGAGGAAAAAACAAGCGAACATGTTTCAATATAA